TAGGAAATTGTGCAAGAGAACAAGAAATCTTATTGGCATGAAAAATATGAGGTCTAAGTGGAAATCTTTTGTTTCAGTACACTTTTTAAGTACACATTGCATCAGCTACGGTACATGATCAGTGAAATTAAATCACACCAATAAAATTCGAATTTTAATCTAACAAAAAAATGTAGCTTCTTTTTCAGATAAATTTCTCGGTACAAAATGCGTCAAGGCACTTTCTCAATGCGAATGATGACTGTACAATGTTGTGAGTCTTGATATATGTATATACCATCATTAAGATGTCCCAGTCCCAGTCCCAGTCCCTGTGGCAGTCTGGCAGTGCTAACTTACTGTTGCAAAGAAGGAAAAAGCAATCGGTTTACACTGAGAAGATCTAGATTTATTCAGTCACCAAGATTGTGTTTCAAATTCGTATGAAATATGCTCTCTCTACTGATTCTATACGGAAACTTTTTATGAATCTTATGccgttttctgcatttttttttacagGTCAAATTGTGAGAAGAATGTGTTTTAGCTAGACACAAGATCCAGTTCCAGTTTCAGCACAAGTGACCTTGTAGGGTTTCTCCACCAGTCAAAGATAGCCTAAAAAGGAGTATACAAAGTCATCTGATCATCTTGAATGGAGAAGCTTCTTAATCCGTACGATAAGGAATATATGAAGACGGCCATGTTGAAGCATGAGGAAACATTTAGAGAGCAGGTCGGTTGACTATATATACTGACTAGTTTCCGTTGATTTTGAGTTTCCTTGGCTTTAAAAGGTTTCAGTTCCCGAGATTCATGGTATTGGTTGTGCAGGTTTATGAACTACACCGTCTATATCAAATTCAAAAGCTGCTAATGAAGAAGATTGCAAGCAGCCAGAAACACGGCCAAGATTCAGATACACGGAATCTCAAGATTGTTAGTATATCAAATCAGACAAATGATCATCATGCAGATGTAGAGAAAAGGCCGCGACTGGGCCTTGATTTGGAACTTCCCGTTGACGATTACTTTCAGGGAATCGAACGGAATGGGACGGCAGGAATTGATGATGAAAGTGAGCTGGAGCTGACATTAGGCATTGGCCCGTCGAGTAACTGTGGAAGGAGAAAATCTTTGGAGATGTCAATCCCTTCAGATTCTGCAGcgagtttttcttcttcctccacaGGATCCAGCAATATAAAGAGGACAAATTCAGGTCTAATTAATCATCAGAGGACAAATGCAATTCGAGAAGAATTTATTGGAAGGAAATGGGGATTAGAGCTGCCCGGTTCCAATCCTAGTTTATTAGGTTCAAGGAAGAAAAGTTCTGACATTGAGGAGCAATTGAGACAAGACAGACATAGTAATCCTCCTTGGCTTTTACAAGCTTTGAGTCTTAACACGAGTTGAAAAATCATCTAGAGTCGGTATGAAAATATTTTAGACTGATTCTTATCGGCTGATTATGGTGATagtttgataaaatttcaactcaGTTTTAAATCCTGCTTGTAGATTTAATTGTCCTTCCTCATCTGGAATAGTACGTCTGGTCTGTATGTAGCATGCTAATACTCGGCATCCTGTTCTTTTTCCAGTCAAGTCCACGCCTCATTAACATCGGCAGCCCAGCCGTAACTCACTGAGGTATAATTAAGCCTTGTTTGGTTTAACGGACAGGACGTCCTAAAGAAGTCCCCAAAAATATCTGTATGGGAATCTTAAGAGTCCACAACACACCACCGTCCCGTCCCACATGCGAAACCAATCCATGACATGAATAGTCCAATAGTTGCTGGGCGTGCCTAAATTTCTGCTGGTACTTGAAAAGACATTTGGTGTTTGAGGGTGTCGCGTCACTCGCAAATATGACACTGCATCATCATTTGTATTTTTCAAGGAATCAGCTTTTCGCCCGATTGAAcccttctttttctcttctcattcgGAGGATTTTCCCTGCATTTCCCATCCTCTCCCAGCgtaaggttgtgtttggattgcatttttcgtcatttttcatgaaaaaattactgtagcgatttaatatatgtgagggaaaaaagtgataggaaaatgtgatcacgaaaaacgaCAATATTTTTCGACGAAAACAAGCAAACCAAACAAGGCCTATaagtattctttttttttttaccaagcAAGTTAACAGACTTTTTGGTAATAAACTAACCGAAATCCCGAGGAAATcacaaaagccggcaactcttgtGGTTCCTCAGGAGACTAATATACTACCCCAAACCCCCCTAACAACCCCGATGTGGGATTGAACCCCGATGTGAGACTAATATAAGTATTCTTTAGAACATCAAAAAGTTGGAAGAGTGTAAATTTTGATCATACGACATCTGACTTTCCCACCCCGCAGGCCACACAGCCTGCTGTACTTGATTAGGTTGTGCTCGATCGGCCTATTTTTTCCTGAAAGGACGCTCGGGCGTCCACATCAATTGGCCTTAGATTCCGACTTCAGCTATCCAAGGCCTCCCATAGGCCATAACACCAATTTCACGGGCACAAGGAATCTGGGGTAgtattattttgggacaatgaACGGGAGGAGGACATCTGCATGAGTTGAATTGGATCACATACTTGGCTGCTGGGGGCTTTCAATGAAAAGTAGAGACAGATTTTCCGCAATATACTACTCAAAGAAGATATGAGGAATCTGATCTAAACGAACTTGCTTTTTGAGTTTTGACAAAAGAAATTTTGAGACACCGTTGGTGATTCAATACTTTCGTTTCTAGCTTGTATTCTATTTTATGTTCTTTGGTTCTCCAACTACCACATGGAAATTATATCCAACAATTTGTCTGCCACCAAATGAACATCAAGATTCCTAATTCCAATTAAATAAGGCTCCCAGCAATAATGT
This sequence is a window from Coffea eugenioides isolate CCC68of chromosome 7, Ceug_1.0, whole genome shotgun sequence. Protein-coding genes within it:
- the LOC113778275 gene encoding uncharacterized protein LOC113778275; amino-acid sequence: MEKLLNPYDKEYMKTAMLKHEETFREQVYELHRLYQIQKLLMKKIASSQKHGQDSDTRNLKIVSISNQTNDHHADVEKRPRLGLDLELPVDDYFQGIERNGTAGIDDESELELTLGIGPSSNCGRRKSLEMSIPSDSAASFSSSSTGSSNIKRTNSGLINHQRTNAIREEFIGRKWGLELPGSNPSLLGSRKKSSDIEEQLRQDRHSNPPWLLQALSLNTS